The following are encoded in a window of Providencia rettgeri genomic DNA:
- a CDS encoding methyl-accepting chemotaxis protein: MSFKNLKISMKLTIAFGGFVTLIILSSLFSLANMNRANDGMKQVLYESYPIASTAGQMMDNFYSFIGIQELILLDDRGSDKRREELAKITLKINELMDSLEKNVTDERSKEVLSELRIIRQQFHASITRINTFLFENNRQAAIDEMMTKTSSIQRDYRDHIQTLMAIQDLEMQEIGRTVNADYESNKILLAILSVISIAAGCVMGWFITIMITRPLESAVDLAQSIANGDLTKEVTVDSKDETGILLNALNAMKAQLVEIVQEVQKGSESISAAAGQIVAGNQNLAARTEEQAASVEQTASSMEQITSTVKNTTEHTHEASMLAEEAAVVVQNNGQMMNLLTNKMRAINTSSLQMTDIINLIDSIAFQTNILALNASVEAARAGEHGRGFAVVAGEVRLLAQKSAASANDIKGLIENSSSQTKEGMELVEKAAEQIHGMIDSVKEMSTLLQEIGQASQEESDGISQINSAVGQLDLTTQQNASLVEESVVAADSLNEQAFHLKKLVNYFRVNGDSPSEAVM; encoded by the coding sequence ATGTCTTTTAAAAATCTTAAAATTAGTATGAAGTTAACAATCGCATTTGGGGGATTTGTTACGCTTATTATCCTGAGTTCACTCTTTTCTTTGGCCAATATGAACCGAGCCAATGATGGAATGAAACAAGTTCTGTATGAAAGCTATCCTATAGCCTCCACTGCCGGGCAGATGATGGATAACTTTTATTCCTTTATTGGTATTCAAGAATTGATTTTGCTTGATGACAGAGGGAGTGATAAGCGGCGTGAAGAGTTAGCCAAAATTACATTAAAAATTAATGAATTGATGGATAGCCTAGAAAAAAATGTGACGGATGAGCGTTCTAAAGAGGTTCTTTCTGAATTGCGGATTATTCGTCAACAATTTCATGCATCAATCACACGTATCAATACATTCCTTTTTGAAAATAATCGCCAAGCCGCCATTGATGAAATGATGACAAAAACATCAAGCATTCAGCGTGATTATCGAGACCATATTCAAACATTAATGGCTATCCAAGATTTAGAAATGCAAGAAATTGGTCGTACTGTAAATGCCGACTACGAAAGCAATAAAATTTTACTCGCCATTCTCTCTGTGATCAGCATTGCTGCGGGTTGTGTGATGGGGTGGTTTATTACCATCATGATCACCCGTCCACTGGAAAGTGCGGTCGACTTGGCACAATCTATTGCTAACGGTGATTTAACGAAGGAAGTCACCGTCGATTCAAAGGATGAAACAGGTATTTTATTAAATGCATTGAATGCTATGAAAGCCCAGCTAGTTGAAATTGTCCAAGAGGTGCAAAAAGGCTCTGAAAGTATTTCTGCCGCTGCTGGGCAAATTGTGGCTGGCAACCAAAATTTAGCAGCGCGTACTGAAGAACAAGCGGCATCTGTTGAACAGACAGCAAGCTCAATGGAACAAATCACATCAACAGTAAAAAACACCACTGAGCACACTCATGAAGCTAGCATGTTAGCAGAAGAAGCCGCAGTCGTTGTGCAAAATAATGGTCAAATGATGAATCTGTTGACGAATAAGATGCGGGCTATTAACACATCATCATTGCAAATGACTGATATTATTAACTTAATCGACTCTATTGCATTCCAAACCAATATATTAGCGCTAAACGCTTCAGTTGAAGCAGCGAGAGCTGGTGAACATGGTCGCGGTTTTGCAGTGGTGGCAGGGGAAGTGCGTTTGTTAGCACAAAAAAGTGCTGCTTCGGCTAATGATATCAAAGGGTTGATTGAGAACTCTTCATCACAAACTAAAGAGGGGATGGAGTTAGTTGAGAAAGCGGCTGAACAAATTCATGGCATGATTGATAGTGTGAAAGAAATGAGCACGTTACTGCAAGAAATCGGTCAAGCAAGCCAAGAAGAAAGTGATGGAATTTCACAAATTAACAGTGCTGTCGGGCAATTAGATTTAACCACACAACAAAATGCCAGTTTAGTGGAAGAATCGGTTGTCGCGGCGGATTCATTAAATGAGCAAGCATTCCATCTGAAAAAATTAGTCAATTACTTTCGTGTTAATGGGGATTCCCCGTCAGAAGCGGTGATGTGA
- the pheA gene encoding bifunctional chorismate mutase/prephenate dehydratase: MENSTNLLKVREKISQLDTELLNLLAKRRGFAAEVAETKINDNRPIRDKDRERQLLDVLINKGKPLGLDGFYITRLFQMIIEDSVLTQQAILQKHLNLTPSDTARFAFLGPKGSYSHIAARQYSARHFDQLVECSCNKFQDIFSLVESGQAEYGILPIENTSSGAINDVYDLLQNTSLSIVGEIRLPINHCLLTTGNTDLSRIDTVYSHPQPFQQCSQYLSQFPQWKIKYCDSTSTAMQMVAEQNAPNVAALGSEAGGALYNLQVVEHNLANQQINMTRFIVVAPQPIEVTEQVPAKTTLLITTGQQAGALVDALVILKNNKIIMSKLESRPINGKPWEEMFYVDVHANLRSDNLQQALKELSTITRSIKVLGCYPSENIVPVEPEKVAP, from the coding sequence ATGGAAAACAGCACTAATTTACTGAAAGTAAGAGAAAAAATAAGCCAGTTAGATACTGAACTCCTAAACCTTTTGGCGAAGCGCCGTGGGTTCGCAGCGGAAGTTGCAGAAACAAAAATTAATGATAACCGTCCTATTCGTGATAAAGACCGCGAACGTCAACTTTTAGATGTGCTAATTAACAAAGGCAAACCACTTGGTCTTGATGGCTTTTATATTACTCGCTTATTCCAAATGATCATCGAAGACTCGGTATTAACCCAACAAGCGATTTTACAAAAACACTTAAATTTAACACCTAGTGATACGGCTCGTTTTGCGTTTTTAGGACCAAAAGGTTCTTACTCACATATTGCTGCACGCCAATATTCTGCTCGTCATTTTGATCAACTCGTTGAATGCAGCTGTAATAAGTTTCAAGATATTTTTTCATTGGTTGAAAGTGGACAAGCAGAGTACGGTATTTTACCGATTGAAAATACCAGCTCTGGAGCAATTAATGATGTTTACGATTTACTGCAAAATACTTCTCTCTCCATTGTAGGAGAAATTCGCTTGCCGATTAATCATTGCTTGCTCACCACCGGAAATACAGACTTAAGTAGAATTGATACCGTTTACAGTCACCCCCAGCCTTTCCAACAATGCAGCCAATATTTATCTCAGTTCCCACAATGGAAAATCAAATATTGCGACAGCACATCTACTGCAATGCAGATGGTTGCTGAACAAAATGCACCAAATGTTGCAGCACTAGGCAGTGAAGCTGGCGGCGCTTTGTATAACTTGCAAGTTGTTGAGCACAATTTAGCGAACCAACAAATCAATATGACCCGTTTTATTGTTGTTGCACCACAGCCTATTGAAGTGACAGAACAAGTTCCTGCTAAAACCACCTTGTTGATCACAACAGGTCAGCAAGCTGGGGCCTTAGTTGATGCACTCGTTATTTTAAAAAACAATAAGATAATTATGAGTAAATTGGAATCTCGTCCCATTAATGGTAAACCTTGGGAAGAGATGTTTTATGTGGATGTTCATGCAAATCTGCGTTCAGATAATTTGCAGCAAGCACTAAAAGAGCTTTCCACAATTACCCGCTCGATAAAAGTGTTAGGTTGCTATCCATCAGAAAATATTGTGCCTGTTGAACCTGAAAAAGTGGCACCATAA
- the raiA gene encoding ribosome-associated translation inhibitor RaiA produces MIVNITSKQMDITPAIREHIESRLTKLNKWQVSLINTHVVLSKEPQGFMVDANIKTATGKLVASAKHEDMYVAINELINKLERQLNKVQHKGESRRANNSVKEANLVTL; encoded by the coding sequence ATGATAGTGAACATAACAAGTAAACAAATGGATATTACCCCAGCGATTCGTGAACACATTGAAAGCCGTCTAACAAAATTGAATAAGTGGCAAGTTTCCCTGATAAACACGCATGTTGTTTTATCAAAAGAGCCACAAGGTTTCATGGTTGATGCAAATATCAAAACAGCGACAGGTAAATTAGTCGCAAGCGCCAAACATGAAGATATGTACGTTGCAATAAATGAACTGATCAACAAACTCGAAAGACAACTCAATAAAGTGCAACATAAAGGAGAATCAAGAAGAGCCAACAATAGTGTAAAAGAAGCGAACCTCGTTACGTTATAA
- the bamD gene encoding outer membrane protein assembly factor BamD, which produces MIRMKNLVAAATLSLVLAGCSSNPEVSPDSSPAEIYATGQQKLQDGNFKAAIKQFEALDNRYPFGPYAQQVQLDLIYAYYKSAELPMAIAAIDRFMRLNPTHPNIDYVLYMRGLTAMALDDSLLQGLFGIDRSDRDPQHARVAFKDLSQLVRYYPNSMYANDASKRLVYLKERLAKFDLSVVEYYNKRGAYVAVVNRTEQMLKDYPDTEATRNALPYMEIAYKQMGLNQEANKAESIIAANPQ; this is translated from the coding sequence AGCTGGGTGTTCCAGCAACCCAGAAGTCAGCCCTGATAGCTCCCCAGCTGAAATCTATGCAACGGGTCAGCAAAAACTGCAGGACGGTAACTTTAAAGCTGCTATTAAACAGTTTGAAGCCCTTGATAACCGTTATCCATTTGGTCCATATGCCCAGCAGGTTCAATTAGACCTGATTTACGCCTATTATAAATCAGCTGAGCTGCCAATGGCGATAGCCGCAATTGACCGTTTCATGCGTTTAAACCCAACCCATCCAAATATTGACTATGTCCTCTACATGCGCGGCTTAACGGCGATGGCGCTGGATGACAGTTTATTACAAGGTCTGTTTGGCATCGACCGTTCAGATAGAGACCCTCAGCACGCTCGCGTCGCATTTAAAGACTTAAGCCAGCTGGTTCGCTACTATCCTAACAGCATGTATGCAAATGATGCGAGTAAACGCTTAGTTTATTTAAAAGAACGTTTAGCAAAATTCGACCTTTCTGTGGTTGAATATTACAACAAACGGGGGGCTTATGTCGCGGTTGTTAATCGCACAGAGCAGATGCTGAAAGATTACCCAGATACAGAAGCAACACGTAATGCCTTGCCATACATGGAAATTGCTTATAAACAAATGGGGTTAAATCAAGAAGCCAATAAAGCCGAAAGTATTATTGCGGCAAACCCTCAATAA